In one window of Synchiropus splendidus isolate RoL2022-P1 chromosome 15, RoL_Sspl_1.0, whole genome shotgun sequence DNA:
- the scgn gene encoding secretagogin: MESAFDKLDAAGFLEIWQHFDADDNGYIEGKELDEFFRHMMKRLGPQGKVTEERVQRLKQRFMSAYDVTADGRLQIQELANMILPEDENFLLVFRRESSLDNSVDFMKIWRKYDVDCSGYISAQELKAFVRDLFMQHHRDVSSEKLEEYTDAMMKIFDKNKDGRLDLNDLARILSLQENFLLQFRMDACGQEERKRDFEKIFNHYDVSQSGALEGPEVDGFVKDMMELVRPNLTGPDLDKLRAILLRHCDVNKDGKIQKNELCLCLGVKLAP, translated from the exons ATGGAAAGTGCCTTCGACAAGCTGGACGCAGCGGGATTCTTGGAGATCTGGCAGCATTTTGATGCTGACG ATAATGGCTATATTGAGGGAAAAGAGCTTGATGAGTTTTTCCGTCACATGATGAAAAGGCTGGGTCCTCAG GGGAAAGTGACTGAAGAACGAGTGCAGAGACTGAAGCAGAGGTTCATGTCGGCTTACGATGTCACTGCGGACGGGAGACTGCAGATTCAGgag CTGGCAAACATGATTCTGCCCGAGGACGAGAACTTCCTGCTGGTTTTCCGCCGAGAGTCGTCCTTGGACAACAGTGTGGACTTCATGAAG ATCTGGAGGAAGTATGACGTGGACTGCAGTGGCTACATCTCAGCTCAGGAGCTCAAG GCTTTCGTGAGAGATCTCTTCATGCAACACCACCGTGACGTTTCATCTGAGAAGCTGGAGGAGTACACTGACGCCATg ATGAAGATCTTTGACAAAAACAAGGATGGgcgtttggacttgaacgacTTGGCCCG GATCCTGTCCCTGCAGgagaacttcctgctccagttcAGGATGGAT GCTTGTGGTCAAGAGGAGCGGAAGAGGGACTTTGAGAAGATCTTTAACCACTACGACGTG AGTCAGAGTGGAGCGCTGGAGGGTCCTGAGGTGGACGGCTTTGTCAAGGATATGATGGAGTTGGTCCGG CCGAACCTGACGGGTCCAGATCTGGACAAGTTGCGGGCCATTCTGCTGCGCCATTGCGACGTCAACAAGGACGGAAAGATCCAGAAGAACGAGCTGTGTCTGTGCCTGGGAGTCAAACTGGCCCCCTGA
- the sntb1 gene encoding beta-1-syntrophin isoform X1: MAVVNAAQVRQSGPLEVLVEERWHKVWVRLNEEALTLSCGGETSDGVPNTGSYLDNNNTNSNNVPPRVTARVPEAIANRKRCVRVTKQEIGGLGISVKGGKENKMPILISKIFKGLAADQTQALFVGDAILSVNGMNLRDSTHDEAVQALKRAGKQVTLEVKYMREASPCVKKGSPVSEIGWETPPPESPCLGSTPTSEPPSPSTQPSVPLQGDSRSFPLRMCYATRAMTTPDPENRQVELHSPDAKHTVVLRCPDQPSALTWFSAMHSVTSTLTQQGQAEVIQSMARTGVAGSKEIRHLGWLAGKTETEKQSWRPVLVVVTEKDLLLYDSLPRGKEAWQSPAHIYPLLATRLVHSGPDRGSPHSGTELFFATRTGTRLGIETHLFRAETTKDLSLWTRQIVNGCHASAEMIKEVTTSCLYLGQECRLVIHYEQGFSVLADPKHEDAETEEEVEEDRGAVTPTKPTVLLSYPYEKLKMSSDDGIRMLFLDFGGKEGEIQLDLHSCPKPIVFILHTFLSAKIARLGLVA, encoded by the exons ATGGCGGTGGTGAACGCGGCTCAGGTTCGACAGAGCGGACCCCTggaggtcctggtggaggaGCGCTGGCACAAAGTTTGGGTCCGCCTGAACGAGGAGGCGCTGACGCTGAGCTGCGGGGGCGAAACCAGCGACGGGGTCCCCAACACCGGCTCCTAcctggacaacaacaacaccaactCCAACAACGTCCCGCCGAGGGTCACCGCGCGGGTCCCGGAGGCGATCGCCAACCGGAAGCGCTGCGTCCGGGTGACCAAGCAGGAGATCGGCGGGCTCGGCATCAGCGTcaagggagggaaggagaacAAGATGCCCATCCTCATCAGCAAGATCTTCAAGGGGCTGGCGGCGGACCAGACTCAGGCTCTGTTCGTGGGGGACGCCATCCTGTCCGTGAACGGGATGAACCTGCGGGACTCGACCCACGACGAGGCGGTGCAGGCGCTGAAGCGAGCCGGGAAACAGGTGACCCTGGAAG TCAAGTACATGCGAGAGGCCTCACCTTGTGTGAAGAAGGGCTCCCCGGTGTCAGAGATCGGATGGGAAACTCCTCCACCGGAGTCCCCTTGCCTGGGCAGCACCCCCACCTCCGAGCCCCCCAGCCCCTCGACTCAGCCCAGCGTGCCCCTGCAGGGCGACAGCAGGAGCTTCCCCCTCAGGATGTGTTACGCAACCCGGGCCATGACCACCCCGGACCCTGAGAACAG gcAAGTGGAGCTGCACTCCCCCGACGCCAAGCACACGGTGGTGCTGCGCTGCCCGGACCAGCCTTCGGCCCTGACGTGGTTCTCGGCCATGCACTCAGTCACGTCTACCCTCACACAG CAGGGTCAGGCTGAGGTCATCCAGAGCATGGCCAGGACGGGCGTGGCGGGCAGCAAGGAGATCCGGCACCTTGGATGGCTGGCTGGGAAG ACGGAGACGGagaagcagagctggaggccAGTTCTGGTGGTGGTGACCGAGAAAGATCTGCTGCTGTACGACAGCCTCCCGCGGGGCAAGGAGGCGTGGCAGAGCCCGGCACACATATACCCCCTTCTGGCAACGCG GTTGGTTCACTCCGGACCAGACCGGGGCTCACCTCACTCCGGCACCGAACTCTTCTTCGCCACCAGGACGGGCACGCGCCTGGGCATCGAGACCCACCTGTTCCGGGCCGAGACCACCAAGGACTTGTCGCTGTGGACCCGGCAAATCGTCAACGGATGCCATGCGTCTGCAGAGATGATCAAAGAAGTCACCACCA GCTGCCTGTACCTGGGTCAGGAGTGTCGGCTGGTGATCCACTATGAGCAGGGCTTCTCTGTGCTGGCGGACCCCAAACACGAGGACgcggagacggaggaggaggtggaggaggacagaggCGCCGTCACTCCCACCAAGCCCACGGTGCTCCTCTCGTACCCGTACGAGAAACTGAAGATGTCCTCGGACGACGGCATCCGGATGCTCTTCCTGGACTTCGGAGGGAAGGAAGGCGAGATC
- the sntb1 gene encoding beta-1-syntrophin isoform X3 has product MAVVNAAQVRQSGPLEVLVEERWHKVWVRLNEEALTLSCGGETSDGVPNTGSYLDNNNTNSNNVPPRVTARVPEAIANRKRCVRVTKQEIGGLGISVKGGKENKMPILISKIFKGLAADQTQALFVGDAILSVNGMNLRDSTHDEAVQALKRAGKQVTLEVKYMREASPCVKKGSPVSEIGWETPPPESPCLGSTPTSEPPSPSTQPSVPLQGDSRSFPLRMCYATRAMTTPDPENRQVELHSPDAKHTVVLRCPDQPSALTWFSAMHSVTSTLTQQGQAEVIQSMARTGVAGSKEIRHLGWLAGKTETEKQSWRPVLVVVTEKDLLLYDSLPRGKEAWQSPAHIYPLLATRLVHSGPDRGSPHSGTELFFATRTGTRLGIETHLFRAETTKDLSLWTRQIVNGCHASAEMIKEVTTSCLYLGQECRLVIHYEQGFSVLADPKHEDAETEEEVEEDRGAVTPTKPTVLLSYPYEKLKMSSDDGIRMLFLDFGGKEGEILDLHSCPKPIVFILHTFLSAKIARLGLVA; this is encoded by the exons ATGGCGGTGGTGAACGCGGCTCAGGTTCGACAGAGCGGACCCCTggaggtcctggtggaggaGCGCTGGCACAAAGTTTGGGTCCGCCTGAACGAGGAGGCGCTGACGCTGAGCTGCGGGGGCGAAACCAGCGACGGGGTCCCCAACACCGGCTCCTAcctggacaacaacaacaccaactCCAACAACGTCCCGCCGAGGGTCACCGCGCGGGTCCCGGAGGCGATCGCCAACCGGAAGCGCTGCGTCCGGGTGACCAAGCAGGAGATCGGCGGGCTCGGCATCAGCGTcaagggagggaaggagaacAAGATGCCCATCCTCATCAGCAAGATCTTCAAGGGGCTGGCGGCGGACCAGACTCAGGCTCTGTTCGTGGGGGACGCCATCCTGTCCGTGAACGGGATGAACCTGCGGGACTCGACCCACGACGAGGCGGTGCAGGCGCTGAAGCGAGCCGGGAAACAGGTGACCCTGGAAG TCAAGTACATGCGAGAGGCCTCACCTTGTGTGAAGAAGGGCTCCCCGGTGTCAGAGATCGGATGGGAAACTCCTCCACCGGAGTCCCCTTGCCTGGGCAGCACCCCCACCTCCGAGCCCCCCAGCCCCTCGACTCAGCCCAGCGTGCCCCTGCAGGGCGACAGCAGGAGCTTCCCCCTCAGGATGTGTTACGCAACCCGGGCCATGACCACCCCGGACCCTGAGAACAG gcAAGTGGAGCTGCACTCCCCCGACGCCAAGCACACGGTGGTGCTGCGCTGCCCGGACCAGCCTTCGGCCCTGACGTGGTTCTCGGCCATGCACTCAGTCACGTCTACCCTCACACAG CAGGGTCAGGCTGAGGTCATCCAGAGCATGGCCAGGACGGGCGTGGCGGGCAGCAAGGAGATCCGGCACCTTGGATGGCTGGCTGGGAAG ACGGAGACGGagaagcagagctggaggccAGTTCTGGTGGTGGTGACCGAGAAAGATCTGCTGCTGTACGACAGCCTCCCGCGGGGCAAGGAGGCGTGGCAGAGCCCGGCACACATATACCCCCTTCTGGCAACGCG GTTGGTTCACTCCGGACCAGACCGGGGCTCACCTCACTCCGGCACCGAACTCTTCTTCGCCACCAGGACGGGCACGCGCCTGGGCATCGAGACCCACCTGTTCCGGGCCGAGACCACCAAGGACTTGTCGCTGTGGACCCGGCAAATCGTCAACGGATGCCATGCGTCTGCAGAGATGATCAAAGAAGTCACCACCA GCTGCCTGTACCTGGGTCAGGAGTGTCGGCTGGTGATCCACTATGAGCAGGGCTTCTCTGTGCTGGCGGACCCCAAACACGAGGACgcggagacggaggaggaggtggaggaggacagaggCGCCGTCACTCCCACCAAGCCCACGGTGCTCCTCTCGTACCCGTACGAGAAACTGAAGATGTCCTCGGACGACGGCATCCGGATGCTCTTCCTGGACTTCGGAGGGAAGGAAGGCGAGATC
- the LOC128772140 gene encoding CCN family member 3-like — protein MLGCCHRALLAFCFTLQVFAQVWSQMCPQRCHCPKEPPACAPGVPLLIDDCVCCLVCARQKGQVCSDLNPCDSQRGLKCDFRASDKRSGVCVANSADVCVLDGSVYQNGQTFFPSCKYQCMCRDGQVACVPRCSFDVMLPGPDCPMPRRVQVPGECCEKWVCEAPAEASALGGFAMAAYRQEETVSFDGWDPSLNCIEQTTEWGACSRSCGMGLSTRVTNKNRRCEMVKQSRLCMIRPCDGQADAVVVLQRSGRCQRMVRSERAVHLSYRNCTSVLAYRLRFCGSCADGRCCTPHRTKTALVEFTCSGGKVSRRPVMVVLTCACHSHCPREDTAWQPAELGHADM, from the exons ATGTTGGGCTGCTGCCACAGAGCGCTGCTGGCCTTCTGCTTCACGCTGCAG GTGTTTGCTCAGGTGTGGTCCCAGATGTGTCCTCAGAGGTGCCACTGCCCGAAAGAGCCCCCCGCCTGCGCCCCTGGTGTGCCCCTGCTCATCGACGACTGCGTCTGCTGCCTGGTTTGTGCCCGTCAGAAAGGTCAGGTCTGCTCCGACCTGAACCCCTGCGACTCTCAGAGGGGCCTCAAGTGTGACTTCAGGGCGAGCGACAAGCGGTCCGGCGTCTGTGTCG CCAACTCAGCCGACGTCTGCGTGCTGGACGGCTCCGTGTACCAGAACGGACAGACCTTCTTCCCCAGCTGCAAGTACCAGTGCATGTGCCGGGACGGGCAGGTGGCCTGCGTGCCGCGCTGCAGCTTCGACGTCATGCTGCCCGGGCCAGACTGCCCCATGCCCAGGAGGGTCCAGGTGCCCGGGGAGTGCTGCGAGAAGTGGGTCTGTGAGGCGCCGGCGGAGGCCAGCGCTCTCGGGGGCTTCGCCATGGCTG CCTACCGCCAGGAGGAGACGGTGAGCTTCGACGGCTGGGACCCGAGTCTGAACTGCATCGAGCAGACCACCGAGTGGGGCGCCTGCTCTCGCTCCTGCGGCATGGGTCTGTCCACCAGGGTGACCAACAAGAACCGCCGCTGCGAGATGGTCAAGCAGAGTCGCCTGTGCATGATCCGGCCCTGCGACGGGCAGGCGG ATGCTGTTGTGGTCCTGCAGAGGAGCGGCAGGTGCCAGAGGATGGTGAGAAGCGAGCGAGCCGTCCACCTCTCCTACCGGAACTGCACCAGTGTGCTGGCCTACCGCCTGCGCTTCTGCGGCTCCTGCGCCGACGGCCGCTGCTGCACCCCCCACCGGACCAAGACCGCGCTGGTGGAGTTCACCTGCTCCGGCGGGAAGGTCAGCCGCCGGCCAGTCATGGTGGTCCTGACCTGCGCCTGCCACAGCCACTGCCCTCGTGAGGACACGGCGTGGCAGCCGGCCGAGCTGGGCCACGCTGACATGTAG
- the sntb1 gene encoding beta-1-syntrophin isoform X2, protein MAVVNAAQVRQSGPLEVLVEERWHKVWVRLNEEALTLSCGGETSDGVPNTGSYLDNNNTNSNNVPPRVTARVPEAIANRKRCVRVTKQEIGGLGISVKGGKENKMPILISKIFKGLAADQTQALFVGDAILSVNGMNLRDSTHDEAVQALKRAGKQVTLEVKYMREASPCVKKGSPVSEIGWETPPPESPCLGSTPTSEPPSPSTQPSVPLQGDSRSFPLRMCYATRAMTTPDPENRQVELHSPDAKHTVVLRCPDQPSALTWFSAMHSVTSTLTQGQAEVIQSMARTGVAGSKEIRHLGWLAGKTETEKQSWRPVLVVVTEKDLLLYDSLPRGKEAWQSPAHIYPLLATRLVHSGPDRGSPHSGTELFFATRTGTRLGIETHLFRAETTKDLSLWTRQIVNGCHASAEMIKEVTTSCLYLGQECRLVIHYEQGFSVLADPKHEDAETEEEVEEDRGAVTPTKPTVLLSYPYEKLKMSSDDGIRMLFLDFGGKEGEIQLDLHSCPKPIVFILHTFLSAKIARLGLVA, encoded by the exons ATGGCGGTGGTGAACGCGGCTCAGGTTCGACAGAGCGGACCCCTggaggtcctggtggaggaGCGCTGGCACAAAGTTTGGGTCCGCCTGAACGAGGAGGCGCTGACGCTGAGCTGCGGGGGCGAAACCAGCGACGGGGTCCCCAACACCGGCTCCTAcctggacaacaacaacaccaactCCAACAACGTCCCGCCGAGGGTCACCGCGCGGGTCCCGGAGGCGATCGCCAACCGGAAGCGCTGCGTCCGGGTGACCAAGCAGGAGATCGGCGGGCTCGGCATCAGCGTcaagggagggaaggagaacAAGATGCCCATCCTCATCAGCAAGATCTTCAAGGGGCTGGCGGCGGACCAGACTCAGGCTCTGTTCGTGGGGGACGCCATCCTGTCCGTGAACGGGATGAACCTGCGGGACTCGACCCACGACGAGGCGGTGCAGGCGCTGAAGCGAGCCGGGAAACAGGTGACCCTGGAAG TCAAGTACATGCGAGAGGCCTCACCTTGTGTGAAGAAGGGCTCCCCGGTGTCAGAGATCGGATGGGAAACTCCTCCACCGGAGTCCCCTTGCCTGGGCAGCACCCCCACCTCCGAGCCCCCCAGCCCCTCGACTCAGCCCAGCGTGCCCCTGCAGGGCGACAGCAGGAGCTTCCCCCTCAGGATGTGTTACGCAACCCGGGCCATGACCACCCCGGACCCTGAGAACAG gcAAGTGGAGCTGCACTCCCCCGACGCCAAGCACACGGTGGTGCTGCGCTGCCCGGACCAGCCTTCGGCCCTGACGTGGTTCTCGGCCATGCACTCAGTCACGTCTACCCTCACACAG GGTCAGGCTGAGGTCATCCAGAGCATGGCCAGGACGGGCGTGGCGGGCAGCAAGGAGATCCGGCACCTTGGATGGCTGGCTGGGAAG ACGGAGACGGagaagcagagctggaggccAGTTCTGGTGGTGGTGACCGAGAAAGATCTGCTGCTGTACGACAGCCTCCCGCGGGGCAAGGAGGCGTGGCAGAGCCCGGCACACATATACCCCCTTCTGGCAACGCG GTTGGTTCACTCCGGACCAGACCGGGGCTCACCTCACTCCGGCACCGAACTCTTCTTCGCCACCAGGACGGGCACGCGCCTGGGCATCGAGACCCACCTGTTCCGGGCCGAGACCACCAAGGACTTGTCGCTGTGGACCCGGCAAATCGTCAACGGATGCCATGCGTCTGCAGAGATGATCAAAGAAGTCACCACCA GCTGCCTGTACCTGGGTCAGGAGTGTCGGCTGGTGATCCACTATGAGCAGGGCTTCTCTGTGCTGGCGGACCCCAAACACGAGGACgcggagacggaggaggaggtggaggaggacagaggCGCCGTCACTCCCACCAAGCCCACGGTGCTCCTCTCGTACCCGTACGAGAAACTGAAGATGTCCTCGGACGACGGCATCCGGATGCTCTTCCTGGACTTCGGAGGGAAGGAAGGCGAGATC